A single genomic interval of Cyprinus carpio isolate SPL01 chromosome B24, ASM1834038v1, whole genome shotgun sequence harbors:
- the LOC109068569 gene encoding carbohydrate sulfotransferase 2-like: MRSNQFLQLQLPALAEKNGVYGRNLKTYRNHPIKIITQSGIVMKVLRRKRMVLFIAYFLLLVLTMLNLANYRWTKEPQRCNLQMRSTPYQGRSDIRFLYRPSLSKKRQLVYVLTTWRSGSSFFGELFNQHPEVFFLYEPMWHIWQKLYPGDAVSLQGAGRDMLSSLYRCDLSVFQLYNSPGGKNFTSLELFGATLNKVICSYPLCSTHRKEVVGMVDDKVCKKCPPQSLRLLEEECLKYNTIVIKGVRVLDVNVLAPLMEDPSLDLKVIHLVRDPRAVANSRIKSRHGLIRENLQVVRSRDPKLRRIPFVDPGHKISKKDGADYHSVGAMEVICDRTYRSLRTALNPPGWLKGKYLVVRYEDLVENPVKMLRNVYQFANLSANLDIESFALNMTNGTSYSSKPFIVSARNATQAASAWRTVLSIQQIKQVEEYCHHAMAILGYERVRTAGEAKDLSKSLLTASKL; the protein is encoded by the coding sequence ATGAGAAGCAACCAGTTCCTACAACTTCAATTGCCTGCACTAGCGGAAAAGAATGGTGTTTATGGCAGAAATCTCAAAACATATCGAAATCATCCCATAAAAATAATCACCCAGTCTGGAATCGTAATGAAAGTGTTGCGGAGAAAAAGAATGGTACTGTTTATAGCATATTTTCTGCTGTTAGTTCTTACCATGTTGAACTTGGCTAACTACAGGTGGACTAAAGAACCTCAACGGTGTAACCTCCAGATGAGAAGCACCCCATATCAGGGCAGGTCAGACATTCGATTCCTTTACAGACCATCTCTTTCTAAGAAGAGACAGCTCGTCTATGTTTTGACCACATGGAGGTCTGGCTCATCCTTTTTTGGAGAGCTATTTAATCAACACCCAGAGGTTTTCTTTCTGTATGAACCGATGTGGCACATCTGGCAAAAGCTGTACCCAGGTGATGCTGTGTCCTTACAGGGAGCAGGAAGAGACATGCTAAGCTCGCTGTACCGCTGTGATCTTTCAGTTTTTCAGCTGTACAACAGCCCTGGGGGCAAAAACTTCACCTCCCTTGAACTTTTTGGGGCCACGCTTAATAAAGTCATCTGCTCGTATCCTCTTTGCTCCACTCATAGAAAAGAAGTGGTTGGGATGGTGGATGACAAAGTGTGCAAAAAATGTCCTCCACAAAGTCTCAGGCTCTTAGAGGAAGAATGCCTTAAGTACAACACTATAGTCATAAAAGGGGTCCGGGTTCTGGACGTCAATGTTTTGGCGCCCCTTATGGAGGATCCATCTCTGGATCTCAAGGTGATTCACCTTGTGAGAGATCCCAGAGCCGTGGCCAACTCCAGAATCAAATCGAGGCATGGGCTGATTCGTGAGAACTTGCAGGTGGTTCGAAGCAGGGATCCCAAACTGCGTCGGATACCCTTTGTGGATCCTGGCCACAAAATTAGCAAAAAGGATGGAGCAGATTACCATTCGGTTGGGGCTATGGAGGTGATATGTGATCGGACATACAGGAGCCTGAGGACTGCCTTAAATCCACCCGGCTGGCTGAAAGGGAAATACCTGGTGGTGCGCTATGAGGATCTGGTGGAAAACCCTGTCAAAATGCTGCGGAATGTTTATCAATTTGCTAATCTCAGTGCCAACCTTGACATCGAGTCTTTTGCTCTTAACATGACGAATGGCACAAGCTATTCCTCAAAGCCATTTATTGTGTCTGCCAGGAACGCGACACAGGCGGCCAGTGCATGGAGAACAGTGTTGAGTATTCAACAGATAAAACAAGTGGAGGAGTACTGCCATCATGCAATGGCAATCCTGGGTTATGAACGTGTGAGAACAGCTGGAGAAGCAAAAGACTTGAGCAAGTCTTTATTGACTGCTTCCAAACTGTGA